Proteins from a single region of Sediminitomix flava:
- a CDS encoding citrate transporter, translating into MEVIQVTALLGVFLVMSFLMFKRVLPALIALPVMAILIALIGGVTLDDTIKYVIGMGATKLGEAIVVAIFGGMLSILLQKTKVAETFIKKGAELSGDNPWVISVIMMLLIVLLFTTLGGLGAIIMVATIVLPILSSVGVGAMTSVGIFLIGVSIGGALNVTNWAVYINVMGLTIDDVRPFALVMFTMGLLIGIIYITLQLYRDGHNLNIKNIVIRCVVGALVILGIKYGYDNFATEAVRENVDAVTTYIGLALKYTTAIGVIGLFTAAAIRIVTGKNEKIKEPHWISVFSPIIPLLLILVFNMDFIASFVVGLIYTFLSTFKKGALNQFIQASFEGASVVMPAVILMFGIGMLLIAIIGPGIELEQYKAGWPVINLLKPLIAQIIPSSPWAYVVIFTIAAPLALYRGPLNIWGMGYGLAAILMASGMSGGAVMGVLMATGQVQGISDPTNIQNVWLANEMKVDVQKVLWNTLAYAWVLSFFGLIVAAGMFY; encoded by the coding sequence ATGGAAGTAATACAGGTAACGGCTTTACTTGGAGTTTTTCTAGTAATGTCTTTTTTAATGTTCAAGAGAGTGTTGCCAGCCCTAATTGCATTGCCTGTAATGGCAATTTTGATTGCACTGATAGGAGGGGTAACGTTAGATGATACAATAAAATATGTGATTGGAATGGGCGCAACCAAGCTTGGAGAAGCGATTGTTGTCGCCATATTTGGAGGAATGTTAAGTATCCTGTTGCAGAAGACGAAAGTAGCGGAGACATTTATTAAGAAAGGAGCGGAGTTGAGTGGAGATAATCCTTGGGTGATTTCAGTGATTATGATGCTTTTGATTGTATTACTTTTCACTACACTAGGTGGTCTAGGAGCTATTATTATGGTAGCTACAATTGTGTTGCCTATCTTGTCATCTGTGGGTGTAGGAGCCATGACTTCAGTTGGGATATTCTTGATAGGAGTAAGTATAGGTGGAGCATTAAACGTGACAAACTGGGCAGTTTATATTAATGTAATGGGACTGACTATTGATGATGTGAGACCATTTGCCTTGGTAATGTTTACGATGGGATTATTGATAGGTATTATATATATCACTCTCCAACTATACAGAGATGGACATAATCTGAATATTAAAAATATAGTGATAAGATGTGTTGTTGGAGCATTGGTAATCTTAGGTATTAAATATGGTTACGATAACTTCGCAACAGAAGCGGTAAGAGAAAATGTTGATGCTGTAACAACGTACATAGGGTTAGCTTTAAAATATACGACTGCAATCGGTGTAATAGGTTTGTTTACAGCTGCAGCGATCAGAATAGTAACTGGTAAAAATGAAAAGATCAAAGAACCACATTGGATTTCAGTCTTTTCACCAATTATCCCACTGTTATTGATCTTAGTCTTTAATATGGATTTTATCGCTTCTTTTGTGGTAGGTCTGATTTATACATTCTTATCGACTTTTAAGAAAGGAGCATTAAACCAATTTATACAAGCATCCTTTGAAGGGGCAAGCGTAGTAATGCCAGCTGTAATCCTAATGTTCGGGATTGGTATGCTTCTGATTGCGATCATCGGACCTGGTATAGAGTTGGAACAATATAAAGCAGGATGGCCAGTGATTAACTTACTGAAACCACTCATTGCACAGATTATACCATCAAGTCCTTGGGCTTATGTAGTGATTTTCACAATCGCAGCACCATTAGCACTTTATAGAGGTCCTCTTAATATTTGGGGTATGGGATACGGTTTGGCTGCTATCTTGATGGCTAGTGGAATGTCAGGTGGTGCTGTCATGGGAGTTTTAATGGCAACAGGTCAAGTGCAAGGTATTTCAGACCCTACCAACATCCAGAATGTTTGGTTGGCAAACGAAATGAAAGTAGATGTACAAAAAGTACTTTGGAATACTTTGGCCTATGCTTGGGTGTTAAGCTTCTTTGGACTGATTGTAGCCGCAGGCATGTTTTACTAA
- a CDS encoding MFS transporter — protein MLQKKILLPTIVFAQFCGTSLWFAGNSVIEDLSRTFHLQQEDIGHLTSAVQLGFIVGTLIFALLSIADRFHASKVFFFCALVGSIFNLGITLEQNTLSSILALRFASGFFLAGIYPVGMKIAADHYQKGLGKSLGFLVGALVLGTAFPHLLKSIPYQIDWTYIFITTSTLASLGGLLIFLLVPEGPFKKKGSSLQLSAFLTVFKENDFRAAAFGYFGHMWELYTFWAFVPFILKYYAKIHNTQTLNISLLSFLIIGIGGIACILGGYISSSLGTKKTAFLALLLSCTCCFSLPFMIQTETEFIFLTFLFIWGMVVIADSPLFSTLVAQTADQSLKGTALTIVNCIGFTITIFSIQLTSHLWENTNSIFIFSLLGIGPILGLIALGLKSNSQKSLTP, from the coding sequence ATGCTTCAAAAAAAGATTTTACTTCCCACAATAGTTTTTGCTCAATTCTGTGGAACCTCTCTTTGGTTTGCAGGGAATAGTGTAATCGAAGATTTATCTCGTACATTTCATCTACAACAGGAAGATATTGGTCATTTAACATCCGCTGTTCAGCTTGGCTTTATCGTAGGAACATTGATTTTTGCACTTTTGAGTATTGCAGATCGTTTTCATGCCAGTAAAGTCTTTTTTTTCTGTGCTCTTGTAGGTTCAATTTTCAACTTGGGAATCACTCTAGAACAAAATACATTGAGTAGCATTCTTGCTTTAAGATTTGCTAGTGGATTTTTCTTAGCTGGAATATACCCTGTGGGAATGAAAATAGCAGCCGATCATTATCAAAAAGGCTTGGGGAAGTCATTAGGCTTTTTAGTTGGAGCATTGGTTCTTGGAACGGCTTTTCCTCATTTACTTAAAAGTATTCCATATCAAATTGATTGGACTTATATTTTTATCACAACTTCTACCTTAGCCTCTTTAGGTGGCTTATTAATATTTCTTCTTGTTCCTGAAGGTCCATTTAAGAAAAAGGGCAGTTCACTTCAACTATCTGCATTTCTGACGGTATTCAAAGAAAATGATTTTAGGGCTGCTGCCTTTGGTTATTTTGGACATATGTGGGAACTCTATACTTTCTGGGCTTTTGTTCCTTTTATCTTAAAATACTATGCTAAAATCCACAATACTCAAACATTGAATATCTCGTTGCTATCGTTTTTGATCATAGGAATTGGTGGAATAGCATGTATTTTGGGTGGTTATATTTCTTCGAGCTTAGGAACAAAAAAAACTGCATTTTTAGCTCTTCTACTATCTTGTACTTGTTGTTTCAGTCTTCCATTTATGATCCAAACCGAAACAGAATTCATATTCTTAACTTTTCTTTTTATCTGGGGAATGGTTGTGATCGCAGATTCTCCTTTATTTTCAACTTTAGTCGCTCAAACAGCAGATCAATCTTTAAAAGGAACAGCATTGACAATTGTGAATTGCATTGGGTTTACAATTACAATTTTCAGCATTCAACTCACTAGTCACCTTTGGGAAAATACCAACTCGATTTTTATTTTTTCACTGTTGGGTATAGGTCCAATTTTGGGATTAATAGCTTTAGGTTTAAAGTCAAATTCTCAAAAAAGCCTCACTCCTTAA
- a CDS encoding phosphodiester glycosidase family protein has translation MNKILRSTFFLGLFFQLTNAFSQGYDLSNIVWTEKIDIEGELPSAMKVFECETTIYNESQQEKSFSGFYTITDLNSDEIAIRTVLGDEAKYPSQHMAELGDDAYMAINAGYFGGNSSYSLLVNNGEVLADNIRALGRDLGTYYPTRGAIGFMENGEVELGWVYNTTSRSETYFYPQPAPNSTAVAPLEIPSASFPENGKMWEPHMAVGGGPVLVKDGILIENYDPEVFYSDITDSKDTPRTVIGYTEDNHLICMVVDGRQTHSRGLPLVEVAKLMMDLGCVDVMNLDGGGSSAMVVNGQVLNKPSDGKERPVPTVLMITKAPKVLDTENEEVYQENADTGVIESETHTSYGSSASRLLPADSESLVTYSFNGIDSRKYEIYAWFDSDEMNATKVDYVVNRGENLEPISFQVNQSEDKEVGFHFLGTVDLGSNDNLVISSSENEEGKYVVVDAIKLVVVGESKLDISFEGGKTGGIFATDEKVENTVSVSSQNSGISLSELTIYAQREGYTSSSHILTQSIEGFEAQVPFEYVVKAANNKKEYIHVVVTDNLGVVSEGSYLLTARNSEPSIKFTENNKTEITKDHPNFSDFSIDLTLRSASATREVDSLVVKREVDGSELVYDEVKFDGTSLEEQYSFLFSLNETEAVSKFSFEMFDDANYSSEAILTLNVTGNLIVLGSDSSLGDDLKVFPIPFEDELTVSSKNIKLLQAIVYDINGKQLLDFVNTKPSTNMKLDLGKLSKGVFLLKVSSEKGEAVKKIIKK, from the coding sequence ATGAACAAGATTTTACGCTCTACATTTTTCCTTGGTCTATTTTTTCAATTGACCAATGCCTTTTCACAAGGCTATGATTTGTCGAATATAGTCTGGACGGAGAAGATAGATATTGAAGGTGAGTTGCCTTCTGCTATGAAAGTTTTTGAATGCGAAACTACGATTTATAATGAGAGTCAGCAGGAAAAATCTTTTTCTGGTTTTTATACGATTACAGATCTGAACAGTGATGAAATAGCGATCAGAACGGTTTTGGGTGATGAAGCAAAATACCCTAGTCAGCATATGGCAGAATTAGGTGATGATGCATACATGGCTATTAATGCGGGATACTTTGGTGGAAATTCATCTTATAGTTTATTGGTGAATAATGGAGAAGTGTTAGCAGATAATATTAGAGCTCTTGGAAGAGATCTGGGAACTTATTATCCAACAAGAGGGGCTATTGGTTTTATGGAAAATGGAGAAGTGGAATTAGGATGGGTTTATAATACTACTTCTAGGTCAGAAACATACTTTTATCCGCAGCCTGCCCCGAATAGCACTGCAGTTGCTCCTTTAGAAATTCCTTCAGCAAGTTTTCCTGAAAATGGAAAAATGTGGGAACCTCATATGGCAGTAGGTGGAGGACCTGTATTGGTAAAAGATGGTATTCTGATAGAGAATTATGATCCTGAAGTTTTTTATAGCGATATCACAGATTCAAAAGATACACCAAGAACCGTAATTGGTTATACAGAAGATAATCACTTGATATGTATGGTGGTTGATGGACGTCAGACACATAGTAGAGGTTTACCTCTAGTAGAAGTTGCAAAACTTATGATGGATTTAGGCTGTGTGGATGTGATGAATCTTGATGGAGGAGGTTCTTCTGCAATGGTGGTAAATGGTCAAGTATTGAATAAACCATCTGATGGAAAAGAGAGACCTGTGCCAACTGTACTCATGATCACAAAAGCTCCTAAGGTCTTGGATACTGAAAACGAGGAAGTATATCAAGAAAACGCAGATACAGGAGTAATTGAATCTGAAACTCATACTTCTTATGGAAGTTCTGCTTCTAGATTGTTGCCAGCTGATTCAGAATCTTTAGTTACATATTCTTTCAATGGAATTGATTCTAGAAAGTACGAAATATACGCATGGTTTGATTCTGATGAGATGAATGCAACTAAAGTAGATTATGTCGTTAATAGAGGTGAAAATTTAGAGCCTATTTCTTTTCAAGTAAACCAATCAGAAGATAAAGAAGTAGGGTTTCACTTTTTGGGAACAGTAGATTTAGGAAGTAATGATAACCTAGTTATTTCTTCCTCTGAAAATGAAGAAGGAAAATATGTTGTGGTTGATGCCATTAAACTTGTAGTAGTTGGTGAAAGTAAGTTAGATATTAGTTTTGAAGGTGGTAAAACAGGTGGGATTTTCGCGACTGATGAGAAAGTAGAAAATACAGTCTCAGTGAGTAGTCAGAATTCAGGGATAAGTCTTTCTGAACTAACAATTTATGCACAGAGAGAAGGTTATACTTCAAGTTCACATATCTTGACCCAAAGTATTGAAGGGTTTGAGGCTCAAGTTCCTTTTGAGTATGTCGTAAAAGCAGCCAACAATAAAAAAGAATATATCCATGTAGTAGTGACTGATAATTTAGGTGTTGTTTCTGAGGGTAGTTATCTGTTGACTGCAAGAAATTCTGAGCCTTCAATTAAGTTTACTGAAAATAATAAAACTGAAATAACGAAAGATCATCCAAACTTTAGTGATTTTTCAATTGATCTTACATTAAGATCAGCTTCAGCTACTAGAGAGGTAGATTCTTTAGTCGTGAAGAGAGAAGTTGATGGTTCTGAATTGGTTTACGATGAGGTTAAGTTTGATGGAACTTCTTTAGAGGAACAGTACAGTTTTTTATTTTCATTGAATGAAACTGAAGCGGTGTCTAAGTTTAGTTTTGAAATGTTTGATGACGCTAATTATTCCTCTGAAGCTATTTTAACGTTAAATGTTACAGGAAATTTAATTGTGTTGGGAAGTGATTCGTCATTAGGAGATGATTTAAAAGTTTTCCCAATTCCATTTGAGGATGAACTTACTGTTAGCTCAAAAAATATAAAACTACTTCAAGCGATAGTTTATGACATCAATGGAAAACAGCTACTCGATTTCGTAAATACAAAGCCTTCGACCAATATGAAGTTAGATTTAGGAAAGCTATCAAAGGGTGTATTTCTGTTGAAAGTCTCTTCTGAAAAAGGTGAAGCAGTGAAGAAAATAATAAAGAAATAA
- a CDS encoding phosphodiester glycosidase family protein, which produces MNKILRSTFFLGLFFQLTNAFSQGYDLSNIAWTEKVDIEGELPSAIKVFECETTIYNERKEEKSFSAVYTLIDLGSDEVKVRTILGDKPKYPSQYAAELGDAVYMTINAGYFGRNSSVSLLVNDGHILTDNTLESVHETGVYHPTRGAIGFMENGSVEIGWIYSITPKEEVYIYPQPAPNSISEKPLIPPTKEFPENGRIWKPKMAVGGGPILVKDGEVIENYAPEVFYTDITESKDTPRTAIGYTPDNKLICMVVDGRQAHSRGLPLIEVARLMKSLGCTDVLNLDGGGSSAMVVNGRVLNKPSDGNERAVPSVLMITQPIFE; this is translated from the coding sequence ATGAATAAGATTTTACGCTCTACATTTTTCCTTGGTCTATTTTTTCAATTGACCAATGCCTTTTCACAAGGTTATGATTTGTCTAATATTGCTTGGACAGAGAAGGTGGACATTGAAGGCGAATTACCTTCTGCGATCAAAGTTTTTGAATGCGAAACTACGATTTATAATGAGCGTAAAGAAGAGAAATCTTTTTCAGCAGTATATACCCTCATTGATCTAGGAAGTGATGAAGTAAAGGTTCGGACTATTTTAGGCGATAAACCTAAATATCCTAGTCAGTATGCGGCAGAGTTAGGTGATGCAGTATATATGACCATCAATGCGGGTTATTTTGGACGTAATTCATCAGTGAGTTTACTCGTTAATGATGGACATATTTTGACGGATAATACCTTAGAGTCTGTGCATGAAACAGGAGTTTATCATCCGACAAGAGGGGCAATTGGGTTTATGGAAAATGGATCGGTCGAGATCGGTTGGATTTATAGTATAACTCCTAAAGAAGAAGTTTACATTTACCCTCAACCTGCACCTAATTCAATTTCTGAAAAGCCATTAATACCACCTACTAAAGAATTTCCAGAAAACGGGAGAATATGGAAACCCAAGATGGCTGTAGGTGGAGGGCCTATTTTAGTTAAGGATGGAGAAGTAATTGAAAATTATGCTCCTGAAGTTTTTTATACTGACATCACAGAATCAAAAGATACTCCAAGAACTGCAATTGGCTACACTCCAGATAACAAGCTAATCTGTATGGTCGTTGATGGTCGTCAAGCACATAGCCGTGGTTTGCCATTAATTGAAGTTGCTAGGTTAATGAAAAGTTTAGGTTGTACTGATGTCTTAAACTTAGATGGGGGTGGTTCATCAGCTATGGTTGTAAATGGACGAGTATTGAATAAACCATCTGATGGAAATGAAAGAGCAGTACCTTCCGTATTAATGATTACTCAACCTATTTTTGAATAA
- a CDS encoding family 10 glycosylhydrolase, which produces MKRLKQIFKYTAVISLAFSTLISCEKEEELLSENEILSFVFDDYKAEGQIDQEEAAIRLYVPEGTDKGKLSPTIEVSPKASVDPASGQENNFKNPAIYSVSAENGALNLYTVYVEEVKNNIYSFGFPSLEIQGEIKDDNTIYFILPYGTDRSELVPEISYGENAVISPESGVAQDFSEPVVYTVTAANGDVNTYSVVVDWEEGSSENTLSSLSIPELFADAEIKSNELVISLPHGIDESEYFDLNHLKVEVEYSDLATLDIDPDDFDLLQTKEINVTAQTGEVQTYKLSVNIEAQNPDAVRGVWVTNVASNALVSEKMIDEMVNRVDDLGFNTIYVVTYNKFMTLHPSEVLKNFYAEGQAHYGDDWRGGALPTQFYGETEDNGFDPLQIVIDKAHAKGLKVVAWFEYGFAYRYGAVNTKPYTEGGDWVYNFKPDWFSMDKDGDVAHKNSFYWFNGYKPEVQKFINDLIVEVVEKYDVDGIQGDDRLPAQPNTAGHDPYTKALYKEETGRDVPNEEQESNFTQWRSDKMTDYAVSLHDAVKAADPNCLVMFSPSVYTFSKVNYMQDWPEWINAGVVDHISPQCYRYEEYGLSAYTYLVGQQMEYMGTLKKEQFSPGILIAAGSYIPTDKYLADCIKFNRSKGLEGEVHFYYEALASKSKVFHALYPKRANFPL; this is translated from the coding sequence ATGAAAAGACTAAAACAGATATTTAAGTATACAGCAGTAATCTCTCTAGCTTTTTCAACCTTGATCTCTTGTGAAAAAGAAGAAGAGTTATTGAGTGAGAATGAAATATTATCTTTTGTTTTTGATGACTACAAAGCTGAAGGACAAATAGATCAAGAAGAGGCTGCAATCCGATTATATGTACCTGAAGGAACAGACAAAGGAAAGTTATCTCCTACAATAGAAGTTTCTCCTAAAGCAAGTGTAGATCCTGCTTCAGGTCAAGAAAATAACTTCAAAAACCCAGCAATTTATTCAGTAAGTGCTGAGAATGGAGCATTAAACTTGTACACTGTTTATGTAGAAGAAGTTAAAAATAATATCTATTCTTTTGGTTTTCCTTCACTAGAAATACAAGGGGAAATCAAAGATGATAATACGATTTATTTCATATTGCCTTATGGTACTGATCGTTCAGAGCTTGTTCCAGAAATTAGTTATGGAGAAAATGCTGTTATCTCTCCAGAATCAGGTGTAGCACAAGATTTCTCAGAACCGGTAGTCTACACTGTGACAGCCGCAAATGGCGATGTAAATACTTATTCTGTAGTCGTGGATTGGGAAGAAGGAAGTTCAGAAAATACATTATCATCTCTTTCCATCCCTGAATTATTTGCAGATGCTGAAATTAAAAGCAATGAATTGGTAATCAGTCTTCCTCATGGGATCGATGAATCAGAATACTTTGATTTAAATCACTTAAAAGTCGAAGTGGAATATTCTGACTTGGCAACTTTGGATATTGATCCTGATGATTTTGATTTACTACAAACAAAAGAAATAAATGTTACGGCTCAAACGGGAGAGGTTCAGACTTATAAACTGTCGGTGAACATTGAAGCACAAAACCCAGATGCAGTAAGAGGAGTTTGGGTAACCAATGTGGCAAGTAATGCATTAGTATCTGAAAAAATGATTGACGAGATGGTTAATCGTGTGGATGATTTGGGTTTCAATACCATTTATGTAGTGACTTATAATAAGTTTATGACGTTGCATCCTTCTGAAGTATTAAAAAACTTCTACGCTGAAGGTCAAGCTCATTATGGTGATGATTGGAGAGGTGGTGCTTTACCAACTCAATTCTATGGTGAAACAGAAGACAATGGTTTTGATCCTCTGCAAATTGTAATTGATAAAGCCCATGCAAAAGGTTTGAAAGTTGTCGCTTGGTTTGAATATGGTTTTGCCTACAGATATGGAGCCGTAAATACAAAACCATATACAGAAGGTGGTGATTGGGTTTATAACTTTAAACCTGACTGGTTCTCGATGGATAAAGATGGAGACGTTGCACATAAAAATAGCTTCTATTGGTTCAATGGTTATAAACCAGAGGTTCAGAAGTTTATTAATGATCTGATCGTAGAGGTTGTTGAAAAGTATGATGTAGATGGTATTCAAGGAGATGACCGTCTACCAGCACAGCCAAATACAGCCGGACATGATCCTTATACCAAAGCATTATACAAGGAGGAAACAGGTCGAGATGTACCTAATGAAGAGCAGGAAAGTAACTTTACTCAATGGAGATCTGATAAGATGACAGACTATGCAGTTTCACTTCATGATGCAGTAAAGGCAGCAGATCCAAATTGTCTAGTAATGTTCTCACCTAGCGTATATACATTCTCAAAAGTGAATTATATGCAAGATTGGCCTGAATGGATAAATGCAGGAGTAGTAGATCATATTTCCCCTCAATGTTACAGATACGAAGAATATGGTCTAAGTGCTTATACATACTTAGTCGGTCAACAAATGGAGTACATGGGAACGCTCAAAAAAGAACAATTCTCTCCTGGTATTTTGATTGCAGCAGGTTCATATATTCCAACAGATAAGTATTTAGCAGATTGTATAAAATTCAATAGAAGTAAAGGGTTAGAAGGAGAAGTACATTTTTATTATGAAGCTCTAGCTTCTAAATCAAAAGTATTCCATGCACTGTATCCTAAACGTGCAAATTTCCCTTTATAA
- a CDS encoding glycoside hydrolase family 10 protein produces the protein MEVKSSILKFVLAVLVLNIFGCNTLQNDQAKKIEAVRGVWLTNVASDALYSKQKVIDAVEKCDELGINTIFVVTLNKAMTTYRSEIMKNFTGVEIDPILDPENTGRDPLKELIEEAHRKNIKVFAWFEFGFSSSYNKNGGVFIEKKPHWASLNNEGKLVNKNNFDWMNALDVEVQDFLTSLILEVVEKYDVDGIQGDDRLPAMPSSGGYNPAVIEQYKKEHAGQEPPKYYKDFEWVNWRAEKLNDYMRRLYKEVKAKDPNCIVSMAPSVFPWAKEEYLQDWPTWINEGYVDLICPQVYRRDIENYKSTLASTVQYILPQHRHKLFPGILIKVGEEYPSSELFTQMIEANRELGLKGEVHFFYEGVKKFEDEIKEAYKETAVFPAAIQ, from the coding sequence ATGGAAGTAAAAAGTAGTATTCTGAAGTTTGTTTTGGCTGTGTTAGTGCTAAATATTTTTGGTTGTAACACTCTACAAAACGATCAAGCGAAAAAGATAGAAGCAGTAAGAGGAGTATGGCTTACTAATGTGGCAAGTGATGCACTTTATTCTAAACAGAAAGTGATCGATGCTGTTGAAAAATGTGATGAGTTAGGTATTAACACCATTTTTGTAGTAACACTGAACAAAGCAATGACTACATACAGAAGTGAAATTATGAAGAATTTCACAGGAGTAGAAATTGACCCTATTTTAGACCCCGAAAATACAGGACGTGATCCTTTAAAAGAACTCATTGAAGAAGCTCACAGGAAGAATATTAAAGTATTCGCTTGGTTTGAGTTTGGCTTCTCTTCATCATACAATAAAAATGGTGGTGTATTCATTGAAAAGAAACCTCATTGGGCTTCTTTAAACAATGAAGGAAAACTAGTCAATAAAAATAATTTTGACTGGATGAATGCATTAGATGTGGAAGTGCAAGATTTCTTGACTTCTTTGATTCTTGAAGTAGTTGAAAAATATGATGTAGATGGTATCCAAGGAGATGACCGTTTACCTGCAATGCCTTCGAGTGGAGGGTATAATCCAGCCGTTATTGAGCAATACAAAAAAGAGCATGCTGGGCAAGAGCCTCCAAAATATTACAAAGATTTTGAATGGGTGAATTGGAGAGCTGAGAAGCTCAATGACTATATGAGAAGACTTTATAAAGAAGTGAAAGCAAAAGATCCGAATTGTATAGTTTCTATGGCTCCTTCAGTATTTCCTTGGGCAAAAGAAGAATATCTTCAAGATTGGCCAACTTGGATAAACGAAGGTTATGTAGATTTAATTTGTCCTCAGGTTTATCGTAGAGATATTGAGAATTATAAAAGTACTTTAGCGTCTACAGTTCAATATATTCTTCCTCAACACCGTCATAAATTATTCCCTGGAATTTTAATTAAGGTGGGAGAAGAGTATCCTTCAAGTGAATTATTTACCCAAATGATAGAGGCAAACAGAGAGCTAGGCTTGAAAGGTGAAGTACACTTTTTCTATGAAGGTGTAAAGAAGTTTGAAGACGAAATCAAAGAAGCATATAAGGAAACTGCAGTATTTCCAGCTGCAATACAATAA
- a CDS encoding DUF4623 domain-containing protein, producing MKRNLSILFSFLITLSMGLGFTSCSEDEDDKVVKEAKILTFGFQGVTLGEGDVVIEASAVKATVPYGTDVTKLTPVVTVSEGAVVNPALGEMDFSSPVTLIVTNGDVKTTYSVTVDVAAPEDGSILTVTVEDALNNPIVPTAENKIVIEMYETADLTAIVPTIELSEGATVSPASGETVDFSNGAVTFTVSFGDETKEYMAEVSTVPFGFNNTSFIYEFTEETGTLPAIFTADGQRSAAQTSEYVFLVSKEDGGNIYYLPAAGGAGEFDETTPTLSKVGVEGGVWGLAHVRASGNTIVASNMSWDGGDWKIYKWSAVDADPEVILTYTTPADPSARFEYFEVEGDVNGDGAIYAMEFPGWNSVVNNTKVFKFAIAGGVVSQTPEVIELSDVVKAGNYGAAIQLPESDNIIVNGAEMTPAIYNTNGEQLAIINGDAIGKRTVGTSYFSFNGADYLAVMLCEDGGDKRQMLQIFDVTGDPVEAFNAITAEDTVNPGEGKLVFEHQLGDQIANGNIAGSTSVVVKEDKVLITALGTASGIVTVELTR from the coding sequence ATGAAACGCAACTTATCAATTCTATTTAGCTTTTTAATTACCCTTTCTATGGGTTTGGGCTTTACCTCATGTTCAGAAGATGAAGATGATAAGGTAGTAAAAGAAGCGAAGATTCTTACATTTGGTTTTCAGGGTGTAACACTTGGAGAAGGAGATGTAGTTATTGAGGCTAGCGCTGTTAAAGCAACAGTTCCTTATGGTACTGATGTGACTAAATTGACTCCTGTAGTAACAGTAAGTGAAGGAGCTGTAGTGAATCCTGCCCTTGGTGAAATGGATTTTTCTTCTCCAGTAACTTTGATCGTTACAAATGGTGATGTGAAAACTACTTATTCTGTTACAGTTGATGTTGCTGCTCCAGAAGATGGTTCTATTCTTACAGTAACTGTAGAAGATGCTTTGAATAACCCTATCGTTCCTACAGCAGAAAATAAGATTGTAATCGAAATGTATGAGACTGCAGATTTGACTGCAATCGTACCAACAATTGAGTTGAGTGAAGGTGCTACTGTTTCTCCAGCTTCTGGTGAGACTGTAGATTTCTCAAATGGAGCTGTTACATTCACAGTTTCTTTTGGTGACGAAACTAAAGAATATATGGCTGAGGTATCAACTGTACCTTTCGGTTTTAATAACACTAGCTTTATTTATGAATTTACTGAGGAAACAGGTACGTTGCCAGCAATCTTTACTGCAGATGGTCAAAGAAGTGCTGCTCAAACTTCTGAGTATGTATTCTTAGTGTCTAAAGAAGATGGTGGAAATATTTATTATTTACCAGCAGCAGGTGGTGCAGGAGAGTTTGACGAGACTACTCCAACATTAAGTAAAGTAGGTGTTGAAGGTGGTGTATGGGGCTTAGCTCACGTGCGTGCAAGCGGAAATACTATTGTAGCTTCAAACATGAGCTGGGATGGTGGAGATTGGAAAATTTACAAATGGTCTGCGGTAGATGCTGATCCAGAAGTAATTCTTACTTATACTACTCCTGCAGATCCTTCAGCTCGTTTTGAGTACTTTGAGGTAGAAGGTGACGTAAACGGTGATGGTGCGATTTATGCAATGGAATTCCCTGGATGGAATTCAGTAGTAAATAACACTAAAGTATTTAAGTTTGCGATTGCAGGTGGTGTTGTTTCTCAAACTCCAGAAGTTATTGAGCTATCAGATGTTGTGAAAGCAGGTAACTATGGTGCAGCAATTCAATTGCCAGAATCAGATAACATCATCGTGAATGGTGCTGAAATGACTCCAGCAATCTATAATACAAATGGTGAGCAATTAGCAATCATCAACGGAGATGCTATTGGTAAGAGAACAGTAGGTACTTCTTACTTCTCATTCAACGGTGCTGATTACTTAGCTGTGATGCTTTGTGAAGATGGTGGAGACAAGAGACAGATGCTTCAAATCTTTGATGTAACAGGAGATCCTGTTGAAGCATTCAACGCAATTACTGCTGAAGATACAGTTAATCCAGGTGAAGGTAAATTGGTATTTGAGCACCAATTAGGTGATCAAATTGCTAATGGTAACATTGCTGGTAGTACTTCTGTAGTAGTAAAAGAAGATAAAGTATTAATTACAGCATTAGGTACTGCAAGTGGAATCGTAACTGTAGAGCTTACTCGCTAG